Proteins encoded within one genomic window of Candidatus Syntrophocurvum alkaliphilum:
- the fliI gene encoding flagellar protein export ATPase FliI: MNKTLSVDKYLNILDGINICELKGRIKQAIGLTLEASGPRMSLGELCYVKTNTFDKKMLPCEVVGFKDNSMLLMPLGNTEGIGPGCELFSSGTMLKVPVSLELRGRVLNGLGQPIDDLGKINSQSMYSVMNQPPSPLKRERIKEILPVGIKAIDGLATIGKGQRMGILAGSGVGKSTLIGMIARNTEADINVIALIGERGREVKDFLERDLKEEGLKKSVVVVATSDQPALVRLKGAFVATSIAEYFRDQGMNVLLLMDSVTRFALAQREIGLAIGEPPATRGYTPSVFALLPKLLERAGTSDKGSITGLYTVLVEGDDLNEPVTDTVRGIIDGHIALSRTLASMNIYPAVDILQSVSRLMIDLVENEHMDNANKFRAIMSTYEEAKDLIDIGAYRKGSNTKIDEAIKLIDKLRGFVKQDVYEETTLSNTLDELNKVING, encoded by the coding sequence ATGAATAAAACACTAAGTGTTGACAAATATCTCAACATTTTAGATGGTATAAATATTTGTGAGTTAAAAGGTAGGATAAAACAGGCAATAGGTTTAACACTTGAAGCCTCAGGACCTAGGATGAGCTTAGGTGAGCTATGCTATGTAAAAACCAATACCTTTGACAAAAAGATGCTACCATGCGAAGTGGTGGGATTTAAAGATAATAGCATGCTTTTAATGCCATTAGGTAATACAGAAGGAATTGGACCTGGATGTGAACTTTTTTCAAGTGGAACTATGTTGAAAGTTCCTGTCAGCTTGGAGCTTAGGGGAAGAGTGTTAAATGGATTAGGGCAGCCGATTGATGATTTAGGAAAAATAAATTCACAGAGTATGTATTCAGTAATGAACCAACCTCCAAGTCCTCTTAAAAGAGAACGAATAAAAGAAATTTTGCCAGTTGGAATTAAAGCAATTGATGGTTTAGCTACAATAGGAAAAGGACAGAGAATGGGGATTTTAGCAGGTAGTGGTGTGGGAAAAAGTACTTTGATTGGAATGATAGCTAGAAATACAGAAGCAGATATAAATGTAATAGCCTTAATTGGAGAAAGAGGTCGCGAAGTTAAAGATTTTTTGGAAAGAGACTTAAAGGAAGAAGGTTTAAAAAAATCCGTGGTAGTTGTTGCAACTTCTGATCAGCCAGCTTTAGTAAGACTTAAAGGGGCTTTTGTAGCAACTAGTATAGCTGAATATTTTAGAGACCAAGGAATGAATGTTCTTCTATTAATGGATTCAGTAACTCGATTTGCATTAGCTCAACGAGAAATAGGACTCGCTATTGGAGAACCACCAGCAACTAGAGGATATACTCCATCAGTATTTGCACTTTTACCTAAATTGCTTGAAAGAGCTGGAACCTCCGATAAAGGGAGTATTACTGGCTTATACACAGTGCTTGTTGAAGGAGATGATCTTAATGAACCTGTTACTGATACTGTTAGAGGAATAATAGACGGACATATAGCATTAAGTAGAACCCTTGCATCTATGAATATTTATCCTGCTGTAGATATATTGCAAAGTGTTAGTAGATTAATGATAGATTTAGTTGAAAATGAGCATATGGATAATGCTAATAAATTTAGAGCAATAATGTCTACTTACGAAGAGGCTAAAGACTTAATTGATATTGGAGCATATCGCAAGGGCTCTAATACCAAAATAGATGAAGCGATAAAGCTAATTGATAAACTAAGAGGCTTTGTAAAACAGGATGTTTATGAAGAAACTACCTTATCCAATACATTAGACGAACTAAATAAAGTTATTAATGGGTAG
- the fliE gene encoding flagellar hook-basal body complex protein FliE: MKLNLLEGSEILKNIAQNNPESKVENKDSFSKYFKNALNEVDELQKEASYSAQRLALGDESYLHNTMIAYEKANLSLLLTIEIRDKLLESYQEIMRMQM; the protein is encoded by the coding sequence TTGAAGTTAAATTTATTAGAAGGTAGTGAAATATTAAAAAATATAGCCCAAAACAATCCAGAAAGCAAAGTTGAAAATAAAGACTCTTTTAGCAAGTATTTTAAAAACGCACTAAATGAAGTTGATGAGTTACAAAAGGAAGCATCTTATAGTGCACAAAGGCTTGCTCTTGGAGATGAAAGCTATCTACATAATACTATGATAGCTTATGAAAAAGCTAATTTATCCTTACTACTAACAATAGAAATTAGAGATAAATTACTCGAATCTTATCAAGAAATAATGAGAATGCAAATGTAG
- the flgC gene encoding flagellar basal body rod protein FlgC — protein MRFLNSIDVSASGLTAQRLRMDTTANNMANVETTRVNNGEGPYRRKVVVLEARENNKPQFNNVLKNQMSNNSGQGVRVSGIREVDDNESPFRRVHDPSHPDADEDGYVNYPNVNIVEEMINMISSTRAYEGNAKVIEASKNMAMRALDIGR, from the coding sequence ATGCGGTTTTTAAATAGTATTGATGTTAGTGCTTCTGGCTTAACAGCCCAAAGATTAAGAATGGATACCACTGCAAATAACATGGCTAATGTCGAAACTACTAGAGTTAACAATGGTGAAGGACCTTATAGAAGAAAAGTAGTAGTACTAGAGGCACGAGAAAATAATAAACCCCAATTTAACAACGTTTTAAAAAATCAAATGAGTAATAATTCTGGTCAAGGAGTTAGGGTGAGTGGAATTAGAGAAGTAGATGATAATGAATCACCATTTAGAAGGGTACACGATCCTTCTCATCCGGATGCTGATGAGGATGGTTATGTTAATTATCCTAATGTCAATATCGTAGAAGAAATGATAAATATGATATCTTCAACCCGTGCTTATGAAGGAAATGCTAAGGTTATAGAAGCAAGTAAAAACATGGCGATGAGGGCTTTAGATATTGGTAGATAG
- a CDS encoding MotE family protein: MIKKILISIMGIAIILLAVYLVFTFDIVERPNFVEDIPVLGGVANGETEETELQKLQRLYDETNMTLDEKENELQEQMQANIQLENQLNRQLQEQELLEDEISELNDELESLRQELSGQRATYRDMATYYSAMRTGDAAEIISELEDEDIIGILSEMERELAASILQNMDRDKAVTISEQMLITSP; this comes from the coding sequence ATGATTAAAAAAATTCTTATATCTATTATGGGTATAGCTATTATATTGCTTGCTGTATATTTAGTTTTTACTTTTGACATAGTGGAGAGGCCAAATTTTGTTGAGGATATCCCTGTACTTGGTGGTGTTGCAAATGGAGAAACCGAAGAAACTGAGCTTCAGAAACTACAAAGATTATACGATGAAACAAATATGACTTTAGACGAAAAAGAGAATGAGTTACAAGAACAAATGCAGGCTAATATACAGCTAGAAAATCAATTGAACAGACAATTACAAGAACAAGAACTATTAGAGGATGAGATTAGTGAACTAAATGATGAATTAGAGAGCTTAAGACAAGAATTAAGTGGACAAAGAGCAACTTATAGAGATATGGCTACCTATTATTCAGCTATGAGAACAGGTGATGCAGCAGAAATAATATCAGAATTAGAAGATGAAGATATAATAGGTATATTATCAGAAATGGAAAGAGAGTTAGCAGCCTCAATACTTCAAAATATGGATAGAGATAAAGCAGTAACTATTAGTGAGCAGATGTTAATTACATCACCATAA
- the hslV gene encoding ATP-dependent protease subunit HslV — MFHATTIVAVKKQNKSAIAGDGQVTFGQNIVMKQNATKIRKLYDGKVLAGFAGSVADAFTLFEKFEDKLKQAGGNLTKASVEIAKEWRTDRVLRKLEALLIVMNTEKMFIISGNGEIIEPDEGVTAIGSGGPYALAAAKALHEYSDLDAKEIAYNSLSIAANICVYTNNNITVEVLE, encoded by the coding sequence ATGTTTCATGCCACAACTATAGTAGCAGTAAAAAAACAAAATAAATCTGCTATAGCAGGTGATGGTCAAGTTACTTTTGGACAAAATATAGTAATGAAACAAAATGCTACTAAAATTCGTAAGCTTTACGATGGTAAAGTACTTGCTGGGTTTGCTGGCTCAGTTGCTGATGCGTTTACTTTATTCGAAAAATTTGAGGATAAGCTAAAACAAGCTGGAGGTAATTTAACTAAAGCATCTGTTGAAATAGCTAAAGAGTGGCGGACAGATAGGGTTTTAAGAAAATTAGAGGCTTTATTAATTGTTATGAATACAGAAAAAATGTTTATTATTTCTGGTAATGGTGAAATAATAGAACCGGATGAAGGTGTTACAGCTATTGGTTCAGGAGGTCCATATGCATTAGCAGCAGCTAAGGCATTACATGAATATTCTGATTTAGATGCTAAAGAAATTGCTTACAATTCCTTAAGTATTGCAGCAAATATATGTGTCTATACAAATAATAATATTACAGTTGAAGTATTAGAATAA
- the fliJ gene encoding flagellar export protein FliJ yields MLKKFNFRLEKNLNISYQEEQRAKENLHEKIKERDVAQEELNIVQNKLVSLEDSIRNEKILQKIMIKKDYIQVLKKLIYEKEEDLNLAQTKLEKARKILIQKSLETKTLEKLKEKEWKTYLLEANREEQKAIDEIASSKHIRENVN; encoded by the coding sequence ATGTTGAAAAAATTTAATTTTCGCTTAGAAAAAAACTTAAATATATCTTACCAAGAAGAACAAAGAGCTAAAGAGAATTTACATGAGAAAATAAAAGAAAGAGATGTAGCACAAGAAGAGCTTAATATTGTGCAAAATAAATTAGTTAGTTTAGAGGATTCAATAAGGAATGAAAAAATTTTACAAAAGATTATGATAAAAAAAGATTATATACAGGTTTTAAAAAAGCTGATTTATGAAAAAGAAGAAGATTTGAATTTAGCACAAACCAAATTAGAAAAAGCTCGTAAAATACTTATACAAAAATCGCTTGAAACAAAAACCTTAGAAAAGCTAAAAGAAAAAGAGTGGAAGACTTACTTATTAGAAGCTAATCGAGAAGAACAAAAAGCAATAGATGAAATAGCTTCAAGTAAGCATATTAGAGAAAACGTGAACTAA
- the hslU gene encoding ATP-dependent protease ATPase subunit HslU — translation MYKLTPREIVEKLDKYIIGQKDAKKAVAIALRNRYRRKKLPNEVSEEIYPKNIIMIGSTGIGKTEIARRLAKLVKAPFIKIEATKFTEVGYVGRDVDSMIRDLLETSISIVKQEKMEVVEDKGRKLAEERIVDYILPLPEKKSNTPKNPFEMLLGQNNETNQYDEEYKNKIKDIEERREIVRQQLKRYELEDEIIEIEVEEKNTSFMEVISGSGIEEMGVNMQDMFGGLLPKNKKKRKVTVAEARNILTYEEAQNLIDMDEVHREAIKRVEEDGIVFLDEIDKIAVQDSPHGPDVSRGGVQRDILPIVEGSTVTTKYGLVRTDHILFIAAGAFHVNKPSDLIPELQGRFPIRVELVSLNKEDLKRVLTEPNNSLIKQYIALISTEKVEIKFSDEAIDYIAEIAHEVNLKTENIGARRLHTIMEKVLEDLLFESSDMSGQSISINKDYVKIRLQKIIEDDDLSRYIL, via the coding sequence TTGTACAAACTTACTCCTAGAGAAATTGTTGAAAAACTAGATAAATACATTATTGGTCAAAAAGATGCCAAAAAAGCAGTTGCCATAGCCTTAAGAAATAGATACAGAAGAAAAAAATTACCTAATGAGGTTAGTGAAGAAATTTACCCAAAAAATATAATAATGATAGGTTCTACAGGTATAGGAAAAACAGAAATTGCCCGACGTTTAGCTAAACTAGTAAAAGCACCATTTATAAAAATTGAAGCTACAAAGTTTACTGAAGTAGGTTATGTGGGTCGTGATGTTGATTCTATGATAAGGGATCTCTTAGAGACATCAATAAGTATTGTTAAACAAGAAAAAATGGAAGTTGTAGAAGATAAGGGGAGAAAACTTGCGGAGGAGAGAATAGTAGATTACATATTACCTTTACCAGAAAAGAAAAGTAATACTCCTAAAAATCCTTTTGAAATGTTACTGGGTCAAAATAACGAAACAAATCAATATGATGAAGAATATAAAAATAAGATAAAAGATATAGAGGAAAGAAGAGAAATAGTCCGACAGCAACTAAAAAGATATGAGCTAGAAGATGAAATCATTGAAATTGAAGTTGAAGAAAAAAACACTTCTTTTATGGAGGTTATTTCTGGATCAGGAATTGAAGAAATGGGAGTAAACATGCAAGATATGTTTGGTGGATTACTCCCTAAAAATAAGAAAAAAAGAAAAGTTACAGTTGCGGAAGCTAGAAATATTTTAACATATGAAGAAGCCCAAAATTTAATAGATATGGATGAGGTTCATAGAGAAGCTATAAAAAGAGTAGAGGAAGATGGGATAGTATTTCTGGATGAAATTGATAAGATAGCAGTACAAGATAGTCCACATGGTCCCGATGTTTCTCGGGGTGGAGTGCAAAGGGATATACTTCCTATAGTTGAGGGTTCAACTGTAACTACCAAATATGGTCTTGTTAGAACAGATCATATATTATTTATAGCTGCTGGAGCTTTTCATGTTAATAAACCTTCTGATCTTATACCAGAACTCCAAGGAAGGTTTCCTATTCGAGTAGAATTAGTAAGTTTAAATAAAGAAGACTTAAAACGAGTTCTAACAGAACCTAATAATTCATTAATTAAACAATATATAGCACTAATATCTACAGAAAAGGTGGAAATAAAATTTTCAGATGAAGCAATTGATTATATAGCTGAAATTGCACATGAGGTTAATCTTAAAACTGAAAATATTGGTGCAAGAAGGCTTCATACTATAATGGAAAAAGTTTTAGAGGATTTACTTTTTGAGTCTTCGGATATGAGTGGCCAAAGCATATCTATCAATAAAGACTATGTTAAAATTCGATTACAAAAGATTATTGAAGACGATGATTTAAGCAGATATATCTTGTAG
- the flgB gene encoding flagellar basal body rod protein FlgB: protein MLKQVFSSSTHSILQKSMDTANLRNEVIANNIANVDTPDFKRSEVVFEDKLKELLSTKANRSELQTTNPKHIQLGGNNNSIKQIEPTIHQVGDYSYRNDKNNVNIDTEMAKLAKNKINYDALTQSMSNEIRLLRIAITGRG, encoded by the coding sequence ATGTTAAAACAAGTATTTTCCTCTTCAACACATTCTATTTTGCAAAAATCTATGGATACAGCTAATTTACGTAATGAAGTTATAGCAAATAATATTGCTAATGTTGATACTCCTGATTTTAAACGTAGTGAAGTTGTTTTTGAAGACAAATTAAAGGAGCTTTTGTCAACCAAAGCTAATCGAAGTGAACTTCAAACGACCAACCCTAAACATATTCAATTAGGTGGTAATAACAATAGCATAAAACAAATAGAGCCAACTATTCACCAAGTTGGCGACTATAGCTATAGAAATGATAAAAATAATGTTAATATCGATACTGAAATGGCTAAATTAGCCAAGAACAAAATTAATTATGATGCATTAACTCAGAGTATGAGTAATGAAATACGTCTTCTTAGGATAGCTATAACAGGGAGGGGTTAG
- a CDS encoding FliH/SctL family protein produces the protein MSKIIKGSALNISEPRIVEASLNERTPIINPKITSNEKNLNEEQINEIKLESERILSETESMVKELLDKAKEQANEILSEAQDEAEEIIAKANKEAEELYPKAKKKGYDEGLKKAQKEMKKERTAALEKSEKLIEEAKQKKLDTIKSSEKDMIKLVLAVAKKVISTEIQTNPQVISNVVREAVSYIDNPSNINIYVNPNDLDELLKTIETKNISEIGCQEPEITTTSDDRVTKGGCLIESSSGSVDARLETRIENVEKAFLEVDNDE, from the coding sequence TTGTCTAAAATAATAAAAGGATCTGCATTAAATATATCCGAACCTCGAATAGTTGAAGCTTCCTTGAATGAACGAACACCTATAATTAATCCTAAAATAACATCTAATGAAAAAAATTTAAATGAAGAACAAATTAATGAAATTAAATTAGAAAGTGAAAGAATTTTATCTGAAACTGAATCAATGGTAAAAGAACTACTTGATAAGGCTAAAGAGCAGGCTAATGAAATACTAAGTGAAGCACAAGATGAAGCTGAAGAAATTATAGCTAAAGCAAATAAAGAGGCGGAAGAATTATATCCTAAAGCTAAGAAAAAGGGGTATGATGAGGGGTTAAAAAAAGCTCAAAAAGAGATGAAAAAAGAACGCACCGCTGCACTTGAAAAATCTGAAAAACTTATAGAGGAAGCTAAACAGAAAAAACTAGACACAATTAAATCAAGTGAAAAAGATATGATCAAATTAGTATTAGCAGTAGCAAAAAAAGTGATAAGTACTGAAATACAAACCAACCCTCAGGTTATTTCAAATGTTGTAAGGGAAGCAGTAAGTTATATAGATAATCCCTCAAATATTAACATTTATGTAAATCCTAATGACTTAGATGAACTATTAAAAACTATTGAGACCAAAAATATTAGTGAAATTGGTTGTCAAGAACCGGAAATTACTACTACTTCTGATGACCGTGTTACTAAAGGAGGATGCCTTATTGAAAGTTCCTCGGGTTCAGTAGATGCTAGACTTGAAACTAGAATAGAAAATGTAGAAAAAGCTTTTCTGGAAGTGGATAATGATGAATAA
- a CDS encoding flagellar hook-length control protein FliK, with translation MPVMQNAKPSRDINNSQTKADVENTRCRESAFKTKDGNSFNNCLKQTCNQVDTDDKKAIDVEQLNLICKETIKKEVKILVGDKIPDDLLEELIEDLLNELLKEISLTDVLVDNEDAKNNEEISEVKALLFKLIQDKGLTEEKNFKSQKKQSNQLINQTIARLIANKISTSNEGKKADVELKVKKDDAKTQLPRNIKNNNRENRTESRENSQIRFPSSVKNVSSEKQVQKKESNTRKVIDMESRRLGLTQSDTRASSSDVRGAVINEEITNTLNNNNTRLVNSDSNRMFFMNGTTNNAPAAREVIQQIVQNAQLMVNQNSSEMQIQLKPEFLGKMFIRISVEEGIVTARFVTESHNVKQLLEANMNTLRQTLEANGLRVERTEVNVGINNNGNNSPDQEEAQQLLQWQQQESKQNQGFLQLQDDEIEDVEEELIDVIFDHEEDLDYDIRSSDEFLVNKQVNFVV, from the coding sequence GTGCCTGTTATGCAAAACGCAAAGCCTTCTAGGGATATAAATAATTCCCAAACAAAAGCAGATGTAGAAAACACAAGATGCAGAGAAAGTGCTTTTAAAACAAAAGATGGCAACTCTTTTAATAATTGTTTAAAGCAAACTTGCAATCAGGTAGATACCGATGATAAAAAGGCTATTGATGTAGAACAACTTAACTTAATATGCAAAGAAACTATTAAAAAAGAGGTAAAAATATTAGTAGGAGATAAAATACCTGATGATTTGCTAGAGGAATTAATTGAAGATTTACTTAACGAGTTATTAAAGGAAATATCTTTAACTGATGTGTTAGTAGACAATGAAGATGCAAAAAACAATGAAGAAATTAGTGAAGTAAAAGCCCTTTTATTTAAATTAATACAAGATAAAGGATTAACAGAAGAAAAAAACTTTAAATCACAAAAAAAACAAAGCAATCAATTAATTAATCAAACAATTGCTAGACTAATTGCTAATAAAATTTCTACATCAAATGAAGGCAAGAAAGCTGATGTTGAGTTAAAGGTGAAAAAAGATGATGCAAAGACACAATTGCCTAGAAATATCAAAAATAATAATAGGGAAAATAGAACAGAATCCAGAGAAAATTCCCAAATTAGATTTCCTTCATCAGTAAAAAATGTATCTTCAGAAAAGCAGGTGCAGAAAAAGGAAAGTAATACTAGAAAGGTTATTGATATGGAAAGCAGGAGATTAGGTTTAACCCAATCTGATACTAGAGCAAGCTCATCTGACGTAAGAGGTGCAGTAATTAATGAAGAAATTACTAATACGTTAAACAATAATAATACACGATTAGTAAATAGTGATAGCAACCGAATGTTTTTTATGAATGGCACAACCAATAATGCACCAGCAGCAAGAGAAGTAATACAACAGATTGTTCAAAATGCTCAGTTAATGGTAAACCAAAATTCTTCTGAAATGCAGATTCAATTAAAGCCTGAGTTTTTAGGTAAAATGTTTATCAGAATTTCAGTTGAAGAAGGTATTGTTACAGCAAGATTTGTTACTGAAAGTCATAATGTAAAACAACTTTTAGAAGCAAATATGAATACTCTAAGACAAACTTTAGAGGCAAATGGTTTAAGAGTAGAACGCACAGAAGTTAATGTTGGGATTAATAACAATGGCAATAATTCTCCTGATCAGGAAGAAGCTCAACAATTATTGCAATGGCAACAACAGGAGTCAAAACAAAATCAAGGCTTTTTACAATTACAAGATGACGAAATAGAAGACGTAGAAGAAGAGCTAATTGATGTAATATTTGACCATGAAGAAGACCTAGATTATGACATACGATCTTCTGATGAGTTCTTGGTAAACAAACAGGTCAATTTCGTTGTATAA
- the fliG gene encoding flagellar motor switch protein FliG, which translates to MATKKKGLTGKQKAANFLIFLGPERSAQVFKHMTEEEIEQLTLEIANVRKVPTEKMDDIYKEFYEMCLATQYIGQGGINYAKEVLEMAYGSEKTTEIISRISASLQVRPFDFMRQTEPSQLLNFIQSEHPQTIALVLAYIEPEKSSVILSALPPERQAEVAKRIAMMDTTSPEIIKEVERVLERKISSIEPQELTDAGGVKSVVEIINRVDRSTEKIIMESLEVQDPELAEEIKKLMFVFEDIVMIDNRSIQRVLREVETSDLALALKGASSEVTEKIYVNMSSRASEMLKEDIEFMGPVRLKDVEEAQQRIVNIIRRLEEAGEVVIARGGGDEVIV; encoded by the coding sequence ATGGCAACCAAGAAAAAAGGATTAACTGGTAAACAAAAAGCTGCCAATTTTTTAATATTTTTAGGCCCTGAACGATCAGCACAAGTATTTAAGCATATGACTGAAGAGGAAATAGAACAGCTAACACTTGAAATTGCCAATGTTCGTAAAGTACCAACTGAAAAAATGGATGACATATATAAAGAGTTTTATGAAATGTGCTTAGCTACCCAATATATTGGTCAGGGCGGTATAAATTATGCTAAAGAAGTATTAGAAATGGCTTATGGTTCTGAAAAAACTACAGAAATTATAAGCCGAATTTCAGCTTCATTGCAGGTGAGGCCATTTGATTTTATGCGTCAAACTGAACCATCTCAACTTCTAAATTTTATTCAATCAGAACATCCTCAAACAATAGCCCTAGTTCTTGCCTATATAGAGCCGGAAAAATCATCAGTTATTTTATCAGCCCTACCTCCAGAAAGGCAAGCAGAAGTGGCTAAGCGAATAGCTATGATGGATACTACCTCACCGGAGATAATAAAGGAAGTAGAAAGAGTATTAGAAAGAAAGATATCTTCGATTGAGCCACAGGAATTAACTGATGCTGGTGGTGTAAAATCTGTTGTTGAAATAATTAATAGAGTAGATAGATCGACTGAAAAAATTATTATGGAATCTTTAGAAGTTCAAGATCCAGAATTAGCAGAAGAAATTAAAAAATTAATGTTTGTATTTGAAGATATAGTTATGATAGATAATCGTTCAATTCAAAGGGTATTACGAGAGGTTGAAACTTCTGATTTAGCCTTAGCACTAAAAGGGGCAAGTAGCGAAGTTACCGAAAAGATTTATGTTAATATGTCTAGCAGAGCATCCGAAATGCTTAAAGAAGATATTGAGTTTATGGGTCCTGTAAGGTTGAAAGATGTTGAAGAAGCACAACAGCGAATAGTAAATATTATTAGACGGCTTGAGGAAGCTGGTGAAGTTGTAATTGCACGTGGTGGAGGGGATGAAGTCATTGTCTAA
- the fliF gene encoding flagellar basal-body MS-ring/collar protein FliF, which yields MENFVTRLKHFASRAKEFWSNTTLNQRVLFCGALLLTVIVIIVLLTGSRTGDFVTLYTELDDRDAAAITEKLEEYRVSYQFADNGRTILVPYNEKHEARLKLASEDLPRGPVGFEIFQESSFGETQEDKRVKYQMALQGELERTIQSLNKINSARVHLVIPEPTLFSDREEFPSASVTVRVRDHNTLNKSEVKGIVNLVANSIEKLDPENVVVVDQNANILSDPLDSMESSSDMLKVQAAMKRQVEREKQQAIQSMLDKTLGPDNAVVRVNAELNFDQREQLDERYFHDPDGRFIRSEELIEESGEQTTPAQQGIPGVDENVPEYLEEEGENGYSSYESSHTTRNYEINRTETITTYSVGDIKYDYLTVAVLVNNEVADQAFLGADNQERADSIRGIVATAAGLRENRENENVLLDDNIAVTFMDFYTEPEEDIVEATFMEELLRSPYTPWFILGLIITILIMVWLLARRRKVDDESLTETNQFETVVEEEINIDDIIDKNLTPEEKERQKVKQEVDKIIDQDPDNAAQVIKTWLSED from the coding sequence ATGGAGAATTTTGTAACAAGATTAAAGCATTTTGCTTCTAGGGCTAAGGAATTTTGGTCAAACACAACCTTGAACCAAAGGGTGCTCTTTTGTGGTGCTTTACTGTTAACTGTTATTGTAATAATAGTTTTGTTGACAGGTAGCAGGACAGGTGATTTTGTTACTCTTTATACAGAGCTAGATGATCGTGATGCTGCTGCAATAACAGAAAAGTTAGAAGAATATAGAGTATCCTACCAATTTGCAGATAACGGTAGGACTATTTTAGTGCCATATAATGAAAAACACGAAGCACGTCTAAAACTAGCTAGCGAGGACCTTCCCCGTGGTCCAGTAGGTTTTGAAATTTTTCAGGAAAGCTCATTTGGTGAAACCCAAGAAGATAAACGTGTTAAGTATCAAATGGCTTTACAAGGAGAATTAGAAAGAACTATTCAAAGTCTAAATAAAATCAACTCTGCTAGAGTACACCTAGTAATTCCTGAACCTACATTATTTTCAGATAGAGAAGAGTTTCCAAGTGCCAGTGTTACAGTTAGAGTACGTGATCACAATACCTTAAATAAAAGTGAAGTTAAGGGAATTGTTAACCTTGTAGCTAATAGTATAGAAAAGCTAGATCCTGAAAATGTAGTTGTAGTTGATCAAAATGCTAATATCTTATCAGATCCACTTGATTCAATGGAAAGTAGTTCGGATATGTTGAAGGTTCAAGCTGCAATGAAAAGGCAAGTTGAAAGGGAGAAACAACAAGCTATACAAAGCATGCTAGATAAAACGCTTGGACCTGATAATGCTGTTGTTAGGGTTAATGCAGAACTTAACTTTGATCAACGAGAACAATTAGATGAGAGATACTTTCATGATCCAGATGGAAGGTTTATACGAAGTGAAGAATTAATAGAGGAGTCGGGTGAACAAACTACTCCTGCTCAACAAGGTATACCAGGTGTTGATGAAAATGTACCTGAATATCTTGAAGAAGAAGGAGAAAACGGTTATTCATCTTATGAAAGCTCACATACAACTCGAAATTATGAAATTAATAGGACTGAAACAATCACTACTTATTCAGTAGGAGATATAAAATATGATTATTTAACAGTTGCTGTATTAGTTAACAATGAAGTTGCTGACCAAGCATTTCTTGGTGCTGACAATCAAGAAAGAGCTGATAGCATAAGAGGAATAGTAGCAACAGCAGCAGGCTTAAGAGAAAACAGAGAAAATGAAAATGTATTACTAGATGATAATATTGCAGTTACATTTATGGATTTTTATACTGAGCCTGAAGAAGATATAGTTGAAGCAACATTTATGGAAGAACTCTTAAGGTCACCATATACCCCATGGTTTATTTTGGGATTAATTATTACTATACTTATTATGGTGTGGTTATTAGCTAGACGTAGAAAAGTTGATGACGAAAGCTTAACGGAAACAAATCAGTTTGAGACTGTAGTAGAAGAAGAAATAAATATAGATGATATTATTGATAAAAACTTAACTCCTGAGGAAAAAGAACGTCAAAAAGTTAAGCAAGAGGTAGATAAGATAATTGATCAAGATCCAGATAATGCAGCACAGGTTATAAAAACTTGGCTTTCAGAGGATTAG